In Treponema denticola, one genomic interval encodes:
- a CDS encoding OmpA family protein, with translation MEYRIFKNNILKKLVLFVFVLLFSILFAQEDEKNAEFLFKFKFIDEDAYKIHSVVDENVYVNGKFHHKAQIINRIEVEVSDIETGDGDKTSSALFSCMFMTSEQNSNKTFDWSRNYPSVFRRDEAGFYSIGDEYYMPVVRNVPTFPKHPVKPGDTWTGEGFEAHDFRDAFGIEKPFTFPFKVEYQYIGLEEIDGQTYRHITASYDLNHAVPQGVLKNYKGKIDVPVKILGKSRQNLYWDEERGNLYCYDEEFSIKMLLYSGYTYNFIGTARAKVIEVKKIDTSTEEEIKKSVEDLNLENTTIEKTDEGLTISIENIQFLPDSAILRDSEKEKIKKIGEILLKFPDREFLISGHTALAGTEEERQKLSEERAAAVANYLIDLGVQKREHVYTRGFGASRPVAANNSPENMAKNRRVEITILDK, from the coding sequence GTGGAATACCGTATTTTTAAGAATAATATTTTAAAAAAACTTGTCTTGTTCGTGTTTGTTTTGCTTTTTTCTATCCTTTTTGCTCAAGAGGATGAAAAAAATGCTGAATTTCTCTTTAAATTTAAATTTATTGACGAGGATGCATATAAAATTCACTCCGTTGTAGATGAAAATGTCTATGTAAACGGAAAATTTCATCATAAAGCCCAAATTATCAATAGGATTGAGGTAGAAGTCTCGGATATAGAAACAGGAGACGGCGATAAAACCTCTTCAGCCCTTTTTTCGTGCATGTTTATGACCAGCGAGCAAAATTCCAACAAAACATTTGACTGGTCCCGAAATTACCCAAGCGTTTTTAGACGGGATGAAGCCGGTTTTTACTCTATAGGCGATGAATATTATATGCCTGTTGTACGGAATGTGCCGACATTTCCAAAGCACCCCGTTAAACCCGGCGATACATGGACAGGAGAAGGCTTTGAAGCCCACGATTTTCGGGATGCCTTCGGGATTGAAAAGCCCTTTACCTTTCCGTTTAAGGTTGAATATCAATACATAGGCCTTGAAGAAATAGACGGTCAAACCTACCGTCACATAACCGCAAGCTATGATTTAAACCATGCTGTTCCTCAAGGGGTTCTTAAAAATTATAAGGGAAAAATAGATGTACCTGTCAAAATTTTAGGGAAGTCACGTCAAAACCTATATTGGGATGAAGAAAGAGGGAATCTCTATTGCTATGATGAAGAATTCAGCATTAAAATGCTCCTTTACTCAGGTTACACCTATAATTTTATCGGGACAGCAAGGGCTAAGGTCATTGAAGTAAAAAAGATTGATACAAGCACTGAAGAAGAAATAAAAAAGAGTGTTGAAGATCTAAATCTTGAAAATACCACTATTGAAAAAACCGATGAAGGTTTAACAATCAGCATAGAAAATATCCAGTTTTTACCCGATTCTGCAATTTTAAGAGATAGTGAAAAAGAAAAAATAAAAAAAATAGGCGAAATTCTTTTAAAATTTCCAGATAGGGAATTTTTGATCTCCGGGCATACGGCCTTAGCCGGTACCGAAGAAGAAAGACAAAAGCTTTCTGAAGAAAGGGCCGCTGCCGTAGCTAATTATCTTATTGACTTGGGAGTCCAAAAAAGAGAACACGTCTACACCCGCGGTTTTGGTGCCAGCCGTCCCGTTGCTGCCAATAATTCACCTGAAAATATGGCTAAAAACAGACGTGTCGAAATAACTATCTTGGATAAGTAA
- a CDS encoding FtsX-like permease family protein, protein MKLNFYFQLAKKNISTGAKTYIPYIFACSLSIMMFSIMYTLSKEAFSQNSAGLITLMNFGVIIVGFFSMIFIFYGNKFLIKNRIKEIGLYTVLGLEKKHIAGVLFFEFLACYFLSLFFGAIGSALFGKLCFLILFKISGISSKINYSLSFSFLKPASIVFFCFFTINYLYNLKKISLLNPIQLLTESKSGEKRSKYLRLKTFLAILFIGGGYTLSVLSLNPIAALKTFLPAVLVVIAGTFFSFESITIFILNRMKKRKSYYRSARFISVSGMIYRMGQHAKGLASICILLTMILLTLASVTSIYMVSEKIISKAFIRNHQLNRLFKKDNIELQNKENLLADIKEIGLKHNIETNDFLYVRYFYGISNISDNTLYENDDSYFSRNNVQIMLCSFEDIKNIFPNDLYKKLLTDTASMSDDEFFIFSNKKIDYKKPLQIGQKEFKLKKLESEFVSIMNNSPYIPYSPFPYINLIAKNSENLELIKNELNALKENERARFKNQKLLALEESLFWNTSADNLKTIPPNYIQDIKKLAKSSDAGFFYDNKFQSYKDRREFDGSFLFLGGFLSLMFLIWLILIMYFKQIAEGVEDRKRYQIMLKIGMDSSLIKKASHAQLVWLFVLPVLVSIVHCFFASPLFSRLLLVFGLFNTAVFFAALLLTGGFTLILYLLFYKITLNKYNKIIN, encoded by the coding sequence ATGAAACTTAATTTTTATTTTCAACTTGCCAAAAAAAATATTTCGACGGGAGCAAAAACCTATATTCCATACATTTTTGCCTGCTCACTTTCGATAATGATGTTCTCAATTATGTATACGCTTTCAAAAGAAGCCTTTAGTCAAAATTCAGCCGGTTTAATTACCTTGATGAATTTCGGTGTGATAATAGTAGGTTTCTTTTCAATGATTTTTATCTTTTACGGAAATAAATTTTTGATTAAAAACAGAATAAAAGAAATAGGACTTTATACCGTTTTAGGACTTGAAAAAAAGCATATTGCAGGCGTTTTATTTTTTGAATTCCTTGCCTGTTATTTTTTGAGTTTATTCTTCGGAGCAATAGGTTCCGCTCTTTTTGGAAAATTATGCTTTTTAATATTGTTTAAGATAAGCGGTATTTCTTCAAAAATAAATTACAGCCTTTCTTTTAGCTTTTTAAAACCTGCGAGTATCGTATTCTTTTGTTTTTTTACAATAAATTATCTTTATAATTTAAAGAAGATAAGCCTTTTAAATCCCATTCAGCTTTTAACCGAATCAAAGAGCGGAGAAAAAAGATCGAAATATTTACGCTTAAAGACATTCCTTGCTATTCTTTTTATCGGAGGCGGTTATACTCTTTCAGTTTTAAGTCTTAATCCCATAGCTGCCTTAAAAACATTTTTACCGGCCGTTCTGGTTGTGATTGCTGGCACCTTTTTCTCTTTTGAAAGTATTACTATTTTTATTTTAAATAGAATGAAAAAACGCAAATCCTATTACAGGTCTGCACGATTTATTTCCGTTTCGGGAATGATTTACAGAATGGGACAGCATGCAAAGGGCTTGGCAAGTATTTGTATTTTGCTTACGATGATCTTACTTACCCTAGCTTCGGTAACAAGTATTTATATGGTAAGCGAGAAAATCATATCAAAGGCTTTTATACGAAATCATCAATTGAATAGGCTCTTTAAAAAAGACAATATAGAATTACAAAATAAAGAGAACTTACTTGCAGACATAAAAGAGATAGGCCTAAAGCATAATATAGAAACAAATGATTTTTTATATGTAAGATATTTTTATGGAATTTCAAATATAAGCGATAATACTCTTTATGAAAATGATGATTCATATTTTTCCCGCAACAATGTTCAGATTATGTTGTGCAGTTTTGAAGATATTAAAAATATTTTCCCTAATGACCTCTATAAAAAATTATTGACGGATACTGCAAGTATGAGTGATGATGAGTTTTTTATTTTTTCTAATAAGAAGATTGACTATAAAAAGCCATTACAAATAGGGCAAAAAGAATTTAAACTAAAAAAACTTGAAAGCGAATTTGTTTCTATAATGAATAACTCGCCCTATATTCCGTATTCTCCCTTTCCTTATATAAATCTGATAGCTAAAAATTCTGAAAATCTTGAGCTTATTAAAAATGAATTAAACGCATTAAAAGAAAACGAAAGGGCTCGGTTTAAAAACCAAAAACTGCTTGCACTTGAAGAATCCTTGTTTTGGAATACCTCCGCCGATAATCTTAAAACTATCCCTCCAAACTACATTCAAGACATAAAAAAATTGGCAAAGTCTTCGGACGCAGGTTTTTTTTATGACAATAAATTTCAGTCTTATAAAGACAGAAGAGAATTTGACGGTAGCTTTTTATTTTTAGGAGGCTTTTTAAGTCTTATGTTTTTAATATGGCTCATCTTAATTATGTACTTCAAACAGATTGCTGAAGGTGTAGAGGATAGAAAGCGCTATCAAATAATGCTAAAAATAGGAATGGACTCTTCTTTAATCAAAAAAGCTTCACACGCCCAGCTTGTCTGGCTCTTTGTGCTGCCTGTTTTGGTTTCGATAGTCCACTGCTTTTTTGCTTCTCCCTTGTTCAGCCGGCTCCTATTGGTCTTCGGCCTTTTTAACACGGCTGTTTTTTTTGCCGCCCTGCTTTTAACCGGAGGCTTTACCCTGATTTTATATTTGCTTTTTTATAAGATTACTTTAAATAAATATAACAAAATTATCAATTAA
- a CDS encoding ClbS/DfsB family four-helix bundle protein: protein MPRPTTKEDLIFASNEQFEKLWNLIDGMTEKERTADINPNERDKNLRDVIVHLYEWHCLLLNWIKSNTKGKPAAFLPEAYNWKTYPEMNVEFWKKHQGTPYADAEKMLKKTHKEVMKLIETFSNEELFSKAVFNWTGTTTLGSYCVSTTSSHYDWAIKDIKKALKKYRAR from the coding sequence ATGCCGAGACCTACAACAAAAGAAGATTTGATTTTTGCTTCAAATGAGCAGTTTGAAAAACTGTGGAACTTAATTGACGGTATGACCGAAAAAGAAAGAACTGCCGATATAAATCCGAACGAGCGCGATAAAAATCTACGCGATGTAATTGTTCATCTTTATGAATGGCACTGCCTTTTATTGAATTGGATCAAGTCCAACACAAAAGGAAAACCGGCAGCCTTTTTGCCTGAAGCTTACAACTGGAAAACTTATCCTGAAATGAATGTTGAGTTTTGGAAAAAACATCAAGGCACCCCTTATGCCGACGCCGAAAAAATGCTTAAAAAAACTCATAAAGAAGTTATGAAACTAATCGAAACCTTTTCCAATGAGGAACTTTTTTCAAAAGCTGTTTTTAACTGGACAGGTACAACCACTCTCGGAAGTTACTGCGTGTCCACTACTTCCAGCCATTATGACTGGGCTATAAAGGATATAAAAAAAGCGTTGAAAAAATATAGAGCACGATAA
- a CDS encoding DUF5058 family protein, with product MDNYLNVANSWILWLAAFPLLITVLFQAIIFSKKAKDAAKIVGLSDADVRKSFRIGMTSSIGPVLGVFIVMLGLMSVIGGPLAWMRLSIIGAASTELAAAQMAAQAQGIDLSSPDYGLINFANATWVMALNGSAWLFMTGLFSDKLNSLSKKISKGDPAKLAILMVTAMSGAFGFLCSNEITKALRSVKGKNYPAVAAAVSAALLMVVFEKLGNKYPKLKEYSLGIVMILAMVIAMVFKDLILK from the coding sequence ATGGACAATTATTTGAATGTTGCGAACTCTTGGATTTTATGGCTTGCAGCTTTTCCGTTATTGATTACGGTATTGTTTCAAGCTATAATTTTTAGCAAAAAAGCAAAGGACGCTGCTAAAATCGTCGGCTTAAGTGATGCCGATGTGCGGAAGTCTTTCCGTATCGGTATGACATCTTCTATCGGACCGGTTTTGGGCGTTTTTATTGTAATGCTGGGCCTAATGTCGGTAATAGGCGGCCCTCTTGCGTGGATGCGCCTTTCGATTATAGGTGCAGCCTCAACGGAACTCGCAGCGGCACAGATGGCAGCTCAAGCTCAAGGCATTGACTTATCAAGCCCCGATTACGGCTTAATAAATTTTGCAAATGCAACGTGGGTTATGGCTTTAAACGGAAGTGCGTGGCTTTTTATGACAGGTTTATTTTCCGATAAGCTTAATAGCTTATCAAAAAAAATATCGAAAGGGGATCCTGCCAAGCTGGCTATTTTAATGGTTACGGCAATGAGTGGAGCCTTCGGCTTTTTATGCAGTAATGAAATAACAAAAGCTCTTCGATCGGTAAAAGGAAAAAATTATCCGGCTGTTGCTGCTGCCGTATCTGCAGCTCTTCTAATGGTTGTATTTGAAAAACTCGGCAACAAATATCCTAAATTAAAAGAATACAGCTTAGGAATAGTTATGATTCTTGCAATGGTAATTGCAATGGTATTTAAAGACTTAATTTTAAAATAA
- a CDS encoding DUF7822 domain-containing protein, whose translation MANRSLIFSLDKLPGEGKLRIKGLSESEYNIPLIYRILVSVNLQATHSIIWKTDEKIAITADYAGRVAKFAEFFEHLPKNKKDKKDAEKVLKFLNDEANAGKYIHLEYGEIFEMEDEEPEVQMTNHKITLW comes from the coding sequence ATGGCAAACAGAAGTTTGATTTTTTCATTGGATAAGCTGCCCGGTGAAGGAAAATTGCGCATAAAGGGGCTTTCGGAAAGCGAGTACAATATTCCGCTCATATACCGTATTCTCGTGAGTGTAAATCTGCAGGCGACACATTCAATTATTTGGAAGACTGATGAAAAAATTGCAATCACAGCAGATTATGCAGGCAGGGTTGCTAAGTTTGCAGAGTTTTTTGAGCATCTTCCCAAAAATAAAAAGGATAAAAAAGATGCGGAAAAAGTATTAAAGTTCTTGAATGATGAGGCAAATGCCGGAAAATACATTCATCTTGAGTACGGAGAAATTTTTGAAATGGAAGATGAAGAGCCGGAGGTTCAGATGACCAATCACAAAATAACATTATGGTAA
- a CDS encoding sensor histidine kinase: MNITETGKLKLSVIIKSVFKDNFLFIFVPFLLIFLQVLILYLSNAERGLISYISLLSISILIIFFILKFIFYYRKIKNYFDLVEQYEVNSESSDDEEFENRFELSLSQILSLKKIKKIMSEREASIYNNRKMLTDQNDYFSLWIHQIKTPITSINILLQNMNSSKDEVFEIKKALLSIDNYTQMALHYLKLQRPDKDLDFLKFNLNEVLQNIFRKYRSIFIYKNIELNYKTCDLNIISDPVLFELMIEQIISNSLKYCGIDGKRGILSIYIENQNPSALVIEDNGIGISPSDLPKIFDKGYSGLNGRLSEKATGLGLYLAREISERLGCTLTINSRQGEWTRAEVKLGTETSIDLFDDPVVEQV, from the coding sequence ATGAACATCACGGAAACCGGTAAGTTAAAATTAAGCGTAATTATAAAAAGTGTTTTTAAAGATAATTTTTTATTTATATTTGTTCCGTTTCTTTTAATCTTCTTACAAGTGCTTATCTTATATTTGAGTAATGCTGAAAGGGGGCTCATATCTTATATAAGCTTATTAAGTATTTCCATTTTGATTATCTTCTTTATATTAAAATTTATTTTTTACTATCGTAAAATAAAAAACTATTTTGACCTCGTGGAGCAATATGAAGTAAATTCGGAAAGCTCTGATGATGAAGAGTTTGAAAACAGATTCGAGCTTTCTTTATCGCAAATTCTTTCGTTAAAAAAGATAAAAAAAATAATGTCGGAAAGAGAAGCTTCTATTTATAATAACCGGAAAATGCTTACCGATCAAAACGATTATTTTTCTCTTTGGATTCATCAAATAAAAACTCCTATTACTTCTATAAATATTTTATTGCAAAATATGAATTCTTCAAAAGATGAGGTATTTGAAATAAAAAAAGCTCTTTTAAGTATAGATAATTATACCCAAATGGCATTGCATTATTTAAAGCTCCAAAGACCGGATAAGGATTTGGATTTTCTTAAGTTTAATTTAAATGAAGTTTTGCAAAACATCTTCCGTAAATACAGAAGTATTTTTATTTATAAAAATATAGAGCTTAATTATAAAACTTGTGATCTAAACATTATAAGCGACCCGGTTCTTTTTGAATTGATGATTGAGCAGATAATTTCCAACAGCCTAAAATATTGCGGTATAGACGGCAAAAGAGGAATTTTAAGCATCTATATTGAAAATCAAAATCCTTCAGCCCTTGTAATTGAGGACAACGGAATCGGAATAAGTCCTTCAGACCTCCCCAAAATCTTCGATAAGGGATATTCCGGCTTAAACGGCCGTCTCAGCGAAAAAGCTACAGGCCTCGGCCTCTACCTTGCTCGGGAAATATCCGAAAGGCTCGGCTGCACTCTTACAATAAACTCTCGTCAAGGTGAATGGACTAGAGCAGAGGTTAAACTCGGAACGGAAACTTCAATAGACCTATTCGATGACCCCGTTGTTGAACAGGTTTAA
- a CDS encoding ABC transporter ATP-binding protein has protein sequence METLLDVKNIQKIYKSRFSKQGTVALRDVSFSVKQNEFTAIMGESGSGKTTLLNLLATLDKPSSGEIFLKGEPISKIKAKDISAFRRNKLGFVFQDYNLLDQFSVKDNILLPLVLSNYPIDEMNKRLLPLAEALRISDLLEKYPYEISGGQCQRAAAARAFITKPQLILADEPTGALDSKSSDMLLETFSQMNEAGQTIIMVTHSARATSYAKRVLFLRDGNIYYEIYKGDMGQALFRERINEGLFMMNRMDS, from the coding sequence ATGGAAACATTGCTTGATGTTAAAAATATTCAAAAAATTTATAAGTCCCGATTTTCAAAACAGGGAACGGTTGCCTTACGCGATGTAAGTTTTTCGGTAAAGCAAAATGAATTTACAGCTATTATGGGAGAATCCGGTTCGGGGAAAACGACCTTGCTTAATTTGCTTGCAACCTTGGATAAGCCATCTTCCGGTGAGATATTTTTAAAAGGAGAACCCATATCCAAAATAAAGGCTAAGGACATTTCGGCTTTTAGGCGTAATAAATTAGGCTTTGTGTTTCAAGATTATAATCTCTTGGATCAGTTTTCCGTAAAGGATAATATATTGCTTCCTCTTGTGCTCTCAAATTATCCTATTGATGAAATGAATAAAAGACTTCTTCCTCTTGCTGAAGCTTTGAGGATTTCAGACCTTCTCGAAAAATATCCTTATGAGATTTCAGGCGGGCAATGTCAAAGGGCTGCTGCAGCAAGGGCCTTTATTACAAAACCGCAACTCATCTTGGCCGATGAACCTACAGGCGCTCTTGATTCAAAATCATCGGATATGCTTTTAGAAACTTTTTCTCAAATGAATGAGGCAGGGCAGACTATCATAATGGTAACCCATAGTGCACGGGCAACAAGTTATGCAAAGCGTGTTTTGTTTTTGCGTGACGGAAATATTTATTACGAAATATATAAAGGCGATATGGGACAGGCTCTATTCAGAGAAAGGATCAACGAAGGTCTTTTTATGATGAACAGAATGGATTCTTAA
- a CDS encoding SPL family radical SAM protein, producing the protein MHFVQAKGILSTKNGMNLYRGCSHGCIYCDSRSECYQIKHTFEDIEIKENAIELLESTLRRKRNKCMIGTGSMTDPYMPLEEKIGMTRKAVETVYRYGFGFTVITKSPLVLRDLDLLRAINKKAKCVVQMTLTTYNDSLCKILEPNVAVTSERFAVLKKLRDAGIPTVVWLTPILPFINDTIENIEGILQYCIEAKVFGIICFGMGLTLRDGSREYFYKNLDAAFPRLKEKYIQRYGNNYSVISPHNARLMNLFRTRCKENGIEYTPDTIFSYLTAFEDQQKDAQPELF; encoded by the coding sequence ATGCACTTTGTTCAAGCGAAAGGAATTTTATCAACTAAAAACGGAATGAATTTGTACCGCGGCTGTTCACACGGGTGTATTTACTGTGATTCAAGAAGTGAATGTTACCAAATAAAACATACGTTTGAAGATATCGAAATAAAAGAAAATGCAATAGAATTGCTTGAAAGCACCTTGCGTCGAAAACGAAACAAGTGTATGATCGGTACCGGTTCTATGACCGACCCGTACATGCCGCTTGAAGAAAAAATCGGCATGACGCGGAAAGCGGTAGAAACCGTTTACCGATACGGCTTCGGGTTTACGGTAATAACGAAATCGCCGTTGGTATTGCGTGACCTCGACCTTTTACGGGCGATAAACAAAAAAGCAAAATGCGTTGTGCAGATGACGCTGACCACATATAACGATAGCCTGTGCAAAATACTTGAACCGAATGTTGCCGTTACGAGCGAAAGGTTTGCCGTACTAAAAAAACTGCGTGATGCGGGTATCCCAACTGTTGTGTGGCTCACACCGATTCTGCCTTTTATAAATGATACGATAGAAAACATAGAAGGCATTTTACAGTATTGCATCGAGGCAAAAGTGTTCGGTATCATCTGTTTCGGCATGGGCTTAACGCTCAGGGACGGCAGCCGCGAATATTTCTATAAAAATCTTGACGCAGCTTTTCCGAGGCTAAAAGAAAAATATATACAACGCTATGGCAACAATTATTCCGTTATAAGTCCGCACAATGCACGCCTTATGAATCTATTCCGCACACGATGCAAGGAAAACGGAATAGAATACACCCCCGATACAATATTTTCTTATTTAACCGCTTTTGAAGATCAACAAAAAGACGCACAGCCTGAATTATTTTGA
- a CDS encoding putative ABC transporter permease produces the protein MAFDYLILYFTIYSFIGWFCEVVYCSLLQRKFVLNRGMLYGPICPIYGFGALILIFSLKNLIPHPIVLFFAAVLLTSSLEYAASFILEYLFDTLWWDYSKHKLNINGRVCALNSTLFGILGLALMYVINPFISKYINQIPDLFILIISKALLFIFIADFIFTLKALIGLHDALLHIKTLTENFYAHLESLDIHEKISESNIAESFNLLREKLKQDGYSAYEKVQEQLKLIAEKNKGHILSAFPNMRQRRNNLHLKLLKYFKEKR, from the coding sequence ATGGCATTTGATTATTTAATTTTATATTTCACTATTTACAGTTTTATCGGATGGTTTTGTGAAGTAGTCTATTGCTCGCTTTTACAGAGAAAGTTTGTATTAAACCGAGGAATGCTTTACGGACCTATATGTCCCATATACGGTTTTGGGGCTTTGATTTTAATTTTTTCGCTAAAAAATTTAATCCCTCATCCTATAGTCTTGTTTTTTGCTGCCGTGCTTTTAACAAGTTCTCTTGAATACGCTGCAAGTTTTATTTTGGAATATTTATTCGATACCCTGTGGTGGGATTATTCAAAACACAAACTGAATATTAACGGAAGGGTTTGTGCTCTTAACTCGACCCTTTTTGGAATATTGGGGCTTGCGTTAATGTATGTAATAAATCCTTTTATTTCAAAATATATAAATCAAATACCAGATTTATTTATTTTGATTATTTCAAAAGCCTTACTTTTTATTTTTATTGCTGACTTTATTTTTACGCTTAAAGCCCTAATCGGTCTTCATGATGCACTCTTACATATTAAGACTTTGACAGAGAATTTCTATGCACATCTTGAATCGCTTGATATACATGAAAAAATAAGCGAAAGCAATATTGCAGAAAGTTTTAATCTTCTGCGTGAAAAACTAAAACAAGACGGATATTCCGCTTATGAAAAAGTACAGGAACAACTTAAACTTATTGCCGAAAAAAACAAGGGGCATATTTTATCGGCCTTTCCGAATATGAGGCAAAGAAGAAATAATTTACACTTAAAACTTTTAAAATATTTTAAGGAAAAAAGATAA
- a CDS encoding response regulator transcription factor encodes MKQLIKILIVEDDKTIASVLKKNLEQWNFNIRCAKNFSNILEEFEDYAPSLVLMDIGLPAFNGYHWCSEIRNKSQVPIIFLSSRNDKMDIVMAMQMGGDDYIEKPFDMDITIAKIQAVIRRTYQFTASMNEVGFAGTVLNLSTLTLVYNNKTTLLTANEIKILKCLYLAQGEFVSREKIMDVLWQNNQFVDDNTLSVNITRLRKKLENAGLFNFIENKKGLGYKLNEHHGNR; translated from the coding sequence ATGAAACAGCTTATAAAAATTTTGATTGTAGAAGATGATAAAACAATAGCCTCGGTCTTAAAAAAGAATTTGGAGCAATGGAACTTTAATATACGATGTGCAAAAAATTTCAGCAATATCTTGGAGGAGTTTGAAGACTATGCCCCCTCTCTGGTCTTAATGGATATAGGGCTTCCGGCATTTAACGGTTATCATTGGTGTTCCGAAATCAGGAATAAGTCTCAAGTCCCCATTATATTTTTATCTTCCCGTAACGATAAGATGGATATTGTAATGGCCATGCAAATGGGAGGCGATGATTATATCGAAAAGCCCTTTGATATGGATATAACCATTGCAAAGATACAGGCCGTTATCAGGCGGACATACCAATTTACCGCTTCAATGAATGAAGTCGGTTTTGCGGGGACCGTTTTAAATTTGAGCACGCTCACTCTTGTGTATAATAATAAGACGACCTTGCTGACTGCAAATGAAATTAAAATTTTAAAATGCCTTTATCTGGCTCAAGGCGAATTTGTTTCGAGAGAAAAAATTATGGATGTGCTTTGGCAAAATAATCAGTTTGTGGACGATAATACTCTTTCTGTAAATATAACCCGATTGCGCAAAAAGCTGGAAAACGCAGGGCTTTTTAATTTTATCGAAAACAAAAAAGGTTTGGGATATAAACTAAATGAACATCACGGAAACCGGTAA
- a CDS encoding M20 metallopeptidase family protein: protein MDILKKVKEIEKDIISWRRHLHQNPEVGFELPNTIDFVCKKLDEFGIEYDRNAAKSAVIGYIHGAEKGDVIALRADMDALPVCEATGLEFASKNSFMHACGHDAHTSILLGTAKVLNDLKDNFKGTVKLIFQPAEELGTGSVDICEKGILDDVKEILGLHVGCISDEVKSGEFLFSKGSMMACMDKFSIKVKGVGAHGAYPSLSVDPVVIGSHIVVAIQEILGREVHPTEPAVITVGQFHSGSAFNIIPPEAYLEGTVRAVTNETRELIAKRIEEVASNIAKAFRGSIEYQFFRQPPPLINDSKVTDKVMEVAKGLFPNDVKLMQRPVMGGEDFAWYLEKVPGSFIFLATPSPIEGKVWPHHNPKFALDESQFYRGAALFAAYVMKELGK from the coding sequence GTGGATATATTAAAAAAGGTAAAAGAAATAGAAAAAGACATAATTTCTTGGCGCCGCCATTTACATCAAAATCCTGAGGTCGGCTTTGAACTTCCTAATACAATAGATTTTGTATGTAAAAAATTGGATGAGTTTGGAATTGAGTATGACAGAAATGCAGCAAAAAGTGCCGTTATAGGTTATATTCATGGTGCAGAAAAAGGAGATGTTATCGCTCTGCGTGCAGACATGGATGCCCTTCCTGTTTGTGAAGCTACAGGGCTTGAGTTTGCTTCTAAGAATTCCTTTATGCATGCTTGCGGTCATGATGCACATACATCGATATTGCTTGGGACCGCAAAGGTATTAAACGATTTAAAAGACAATTTTAAAGGAACCGTTAAGCTTATCTTCCAGCCTGCAGAAGAACTGGGAACAGGCTCTGTAGATATTTGTGAAAAAGGAATCCTTGATGATGTAAAAGAAATCCTGGGACTTCATGTAGGTTGTATAAGCGATGAAGTAAAGTCCGGAGAGTTCCTTTTTTCAAAGGGATCGATGATGGCCTGTATGGATAAATTTTCAATCAAGGTTAAGGGCGTAGGCGCTCATGGAGCTTATCCTTCTCTTTCAGTAGATCCTGTTGTAATCGGCTCTCACATAGTTGTCGCCATACAGGAAATCTTAGGCCGCGAGGTACATCCAACGGAACCGGCTGTAATAACGGTTGGACAATTCCATTCAGGTTCGGCATTTAATATAATTCCGCCTGAAGCTTATCTTGAAGGAACAGTACGGGCCGTAACAAATGAGACAAGGGAATTGATAGCGAAACGGATTGAGGAAGTTGCCTCCAATATTGCAAAAGCTTTTAGGGGTTCAATTGAATATCAATTCTTTAGACAGCCGCCTCCTCTTATAAACGATTCGAAAGTTACGGATAAGGTTATGGAAGTTGCCAAAGGACTTTTCCCGAATGATGTTAAGCTTATGCAGCGTCCTGTTATGGGAGGAGAAGATTTTGCATGGTACTTAGAAAAAGTTCCGGGTTCATTTATCTTCTTGGCAACGCCTTCACCCATTGAAGGAAAAGTTTGGCCTCACCACAATCCCAAATTTGCCTTGGATGAATCGCAGTTTTACAGAGGAGCAGCGCTCTTTGCAGCTTATGTAATGAAGGAACTTGGTAAATAA